One genomic segment of Clostridium septicum includes these proteins:
- a CDS encoding RNase H1/viroplasmin domain-containing protein — protein sequence MSKKKAKSKFYAIKEGNGVSNLIVNTWGECSKLVLGYNSVYKSFKTREEAEDYLGYTKGLEKKIVKTKDVKKYNR from the coding sequence ATGTCTAAAAAAAAAGCTAAAAGTAAGTTCTATGCTATAAAAGAAGGTAATGGAGTTTCTAATTTAATAGTTAATACTTGGGGTGAATGTTCTAAATTAGTTCTTGGATATAATTCCGTATATAAAAGTTTTAAAACTAGAGAAGAAGCTGAAGATTATCTTGGATATACAAAAGGTCTTGAAAAGAAGATAGTAAAAACTAAAGATGTTAAAAAATATAATAGATGA